CTCGTTTCCACCACTCACTACATAAAGGTCCGGTGCTCCGTCGCCATTGGCATCAAAAAATGCGGCATCCGTATCTTCATATATCCTGTCTGAGTTAAAAGCAGATGTACTTGCAGACTCAAACTCCCCATTTTCACTTTGAATATATAGGGTGCCGCTTTGGTTCTTTGCGCCGCCCACATAAAAATCATCCAGCCCGTCGCCGTTGACATCGCCCGACGCCATCGCCGGTCCCTGGGTTGAAAGCATATGAGGAACCATTTGCTGAAGATCATAATCACTGTATGTGTTCTCCCGGTGACTGAACAAAGGGGCATAATCATCGCTAACATCCCGGAATGGTGTGTCTAAAACTTTCCCGAGAGCAGGCTCCTCCCAGTTTTCAGCATCCTCCTGCTTGAGTGTAAGTGTTTGGTTAACAGATACCTCATTGACGGTCTGCTTTTCACCATCAGGCCACTGAACCGTCAGGGAATCTATAGTTTGTAGGGTATCCAGTCCGATTGTAAGTACAGGCTCAACGGAAGAAAGAAACCCACGTGTCGGCATCATTTCATAAAGCTGACGGCTGTCATCAGTAAATAGGTTGACTCTGGCACCAATGCCGAAGCTGTTCTCCGTATTACCTGCAAGTTTTATCTTCAGATAGCTGCGATCTTCTTGTTCTCTGGTCTCATTCTTATAAATAAAGGCTTCCGAGTTGACATTATTCACAACCAAGTCAAGATCTCCGTCATTATCCAGATCACCGTATGCAGCACCATTGGAAAAGCTGGGTCGATTAAATCCGGTTTCGCTGCGATTGGTAAATCTATAATCCCCTTCATTAATGAATGCAAAGTTGGGAATTTCAACCTTCGGCATTCGCTGAATGAGTGACATCGTAGTATCACTCATTCCCCTGCTCATCACCTGCTGTGCCTGTTCTGAACGGGCCACAGCCAGGTAATCCAGATCATTTGGGCGACGGTAAATACCGTTGCTGACAAACAGATCTTTATTGCCGTCGTTATCCATATCAAAAAACAGGGAGGCCCAGCTCCAGTCGGTAGCATTTACCCCTGCTAGCTGAGCAATTTCAGAAAATAACGGATTCCCCTCATCATCGATGCCCCGGTTTAATTGCAGCGTATTCCTGATAAGTTGGGGATGGTAACCGAATTGTCGTTGTATCTTATAAGCATTGTACGGCTCGGAACTGACGGCAGATTTTCGCGTAGTTTCATCATAAGGGAGCATATCCAACACAAAAATATCCGCCAACCCGTCATTATTGAAATCAGCTATGTCAGCGCCCATAGATGCCCGACTGTTGTGACCCGTAGTTTTATCGATTACCTCACGAAAAGTACCGTCACAATTATTAAGATAGAGGTAATCGTTTTCGTGAAAGTCATTGGATACATAAATATCCTGACAGCCATCGTTATTAACATCACTGACAGTGGCAGCAAGACCGTAACCGATCATACTGCTGTAAATACCTGCCTGCTTGGTAACATCGGTAAATATTCCCTCATTATTTTGATAAAGCTTATCTCCTGACTCCTCACTATAGGTAGTCCTCTTCTCGGCTTTTGTGAATGAACCTTCGGAATGAACAGAGTGATTCAGCAAATACATATCGAGATCACCGTCATTATCGTAATCAAAAAAGGAAGCCTGTTTGGCAAATCCCTGGAAATCGAGCCCGTATTCAGCTGCCTTATCGCTGAAAGTACTGTCCCCATTGTTAATGAAAAGCTGATTGCGCCCGCTTTTATTCAAAAAATTCACAGAGCTGACATAGATATCCAGCAATCCGTCACCGTTTACATCCGCCATGGTGGTGCCGGTAGTCCAGTCAGCAGATCCTGCAACCTGAGCTTTGTCCGTAATATCCTCAAAATTGAAATCACCTTTGTTAAGGTATAACCTGTTCTCCTGCATATTGGCAGTGAAATAGATGTCCGGAAGCCCGTCATTATTGATATCTCCTATAGAAACTCCCCCACCGTCATAAAAATAGAGATAGTTGAGAATGTTAAATTCGGGCGTATTCTCCAGGTTATTGGCAAAGCTGACGCCTGTCTCCTCAGATTCCAGTAAACTAAAACGTGTATCCTGACTTCCGCTGCAAGAAATGAAGGTCATTGCAAACAAAATGGCAAAAAACAGTGACCCGAATGGAATGGAATTGTAGTTTTTCAGATGATTCTTAAAATGCATTATGCAGTCAAAATTGAGCTTTAAAACAAATGAGGGAATTATTTGAAACCTGATTTATGACATTTTCGGGGTACGAAATATGCGCAAATTATTGCAAAATTTTTACCTATGAATGAAATTAATTTGAAATTTTCCCAAATCAGGTGCTTATTACAGTAATATTGAACGGGATGTAAAGGCCTTAATACGCTCATAGGCCACTTTATAAATAATCAAACCTATTGATCTTGAAGGTAACTCTTAAAGATATAGCCGAAGACACAGGCTATTCAATTTCTACGGTATCTCGTGTACTTAACGGTTCCAATAAGATAAGCACCAAAACACGCAGAGAAATATATCAAAGTGCCAAGAAATTGAAATACCCGGTATATCGATCAATTAACGGAGATACCATAATTGATACGCTTACCGTAAACCTGGTGTTGACTCGGTTTCATGTCGGAGAATTTTATGCCTCCTTCTTCGAGGGATTCAATTCTGCCGCATCTAATAATAATATACAGCTTTCCATGACAAGTTTGAGGTGCCCTTTTGATAAGGCCCTTAAAAGAATTAAAAAATTGGGTGAAAGCAAAAACGACGGACTGATTATTTTTGCTCCGGAATTTAAAAATTCGGAATATCGAAAAGTCAGCAATGTACTACCCGATAATTTTCCGATCGTTTCAAATGGACTAATAGAAAACCCCATCTTTTCAACTGTAACATTCGACGGTTACAGCGGGGGATATCTGGCAGCTGAGCACTTTAAAAATCAGGGTTACCGTACCTGCGGTATAATACGGGGCGATTTTGATGCTGTAGAGGCACGATATCGTTCCAATGGTTTCCGTGATTATATTTTCCAGGCTCCGGAAATGGAGCTCAGCTGGGATTTTCACGGTGACTTCAGTTTCGAATCCGGTAAACAAGCTTTTAGGGATTTCCAAAAACAGGAAGTCAAACCCCGTGCCGTCTTTGCCTCCAATGATGCCATGTGTCATGCCTTTATGGAAGAAGCGCTCATGCACGGTTATGATGTGCCGGGAGATATAGCCATGATAGGTTACGACGACCTCCCAATCTGCGAACGCCATCGACCCACCATCACCTCCATTCATACCGATTATCAGAAGCTCGGTGAAGTGACCATGGAGAAACTCAAGGAACTTCTATCCAACCCCAAGCAGGAAAAAGGTGTACTAAGTTTGGTTCCGGTTACTCTGAGTCAAAGAGAATCTTCCTGAAGAATTTAAACAGAACTGTTTGAGATTTCTCTGGTCATAAAACCACAGCAATACACGCTCGCTGAGTTCTGCTAAGATAAGCGCAACGTTTCGCAGCAGATCTACTACTATGCGTATCTCTGCGAGAGAGCCTGTTTAGTTTTTATTTTTAAAACGATATATGCTTTTACTATGAAACTGTTCCCCCGGCCTAAGTATCGTTGAGGAGAAGTGGGAACGGTTAGGCGAATCCGGGAAATGCTGCGGTTCAAGACAAAAAGCGGTTTTCAGGTTAAGTTCCATCTCCGGCGGAAACTCACACTCGAAAAACTGCAGGCCCGGTTCGGTGGTATGTAATTCCATCACCTGACCGCTAATAGGATCCTGTACCCTGGCAGCAAAGCTCAGCTCATTTCCCTGGATTTTGTTCAATACAAAATTATGGTCAAAACCCTCCGCAATCTCCAGTTGTACATTCCCGGGTTTTATATGTTCTGTTATTTCAGTGTCGGTTCTGAAATCAAATGGAGTATCTTTGACATGCTGTAAAGGGCCTAGCGGTATTTTTTCTTCCGAGACAGGCAAATAGTGATCGGCGTTGATCTTCAAACGGTGATTACGGGCTGTAGAACCATTGCTTTCTCCACCAAGATTAAAATAGCTGTGATGAGTGATATTCAATACCGTCGGCTTGTCAGTGGTAGCCTTCAGTTCTATAACTAATTCGTCCTCCCCCGTAAAAGTATACTGCAGGTCAACCTTCATATTGCTGGGAAATCCTTCATTGCCGTCCGGCAATTCCAGTTTAAGATTCAGGGTATTTGCCCTAGTCTGTGCGGCACTCCAAACCGAATTGTGAAAACCTTTCTTCCCCCCGTGCAGGTGATGTCTCCCTTCATTTGCAGTAAGCCTATATTTTTCACCATTTAAAATAAAGGAGGCTTTTGCAATACGATTAGCATACCTGCCGACCATGGCACCGAGATAAGCCTCATCATGATTTAGATATGCATCGATGGATTCATAACCGGCTACAATATTCTCGATGACGCCGTCTGCATCCGGTAACCAAAGTGCCACCACCCTGGCTCCGTAATTGGTTATGGCTGCTCTGACCCCGTTACGGTTTTCGAGAAAAAATAAATCTGTTTCCCTGCCGTCAATTTCGGCTTGGAAATCAGCAACTTTTAGGTGTCGGGCCATGGCAAGTTTATTAGCAGCATTTGTTAGTGTTAACCGCTGATCAGCATTGTGTGTTAAACAGATTAAATGTACCTATTGATCAGGTTTTCAAGGTATTCCTGTTTACCACTGCTGGGTTCAAATTCCCCCTGCTTATGGGCATACTTTTCCAGCTCTTCGAGAGTTAGCTTACCCTCTTCAAAAGCAGCTCCTTTACCGGTATCAAAGGAGGCGTAGCGATCATCTATAAATTTGAGATAGTCAGAGTCACTGAGTATCTCCTCAGCAGTGATCAGGGCCCTAGCGAAGGTATCCATTCCGCCAATATGTGCATAAAACAGATCCTCCAAGTCGGTAGAATTCCGTCGTAGTTTGGCATCAAAGTTAACACCGCCCGTTTCAAAACCACCATGGCGCAGCAAAACCATCATTGCCTGCGTTACCTCGAATATATCTGCCGGGAACTGGTCGGTATCCCATCCGTTTTGATAGTCACCGCGGTTGGCATCAATACTACCCAGCATGCCTGCGGAAGCGGCAACTTCAAGTTCATGTTCAAAGGTATGCTTGGCCAGTATGGCATGATTTACCTCAATGTTGACTTTAAAGTCATCGTCCAAACCGTACTCACGAAGGAATCCAATCACAGTAGCCGTGTCAAAGTCATACTGGTGCTTCATGGGCTCCATTGGTTTCGGTTCAATCAGAAAGGTACCTTCAAACCCATTCTTTCGCCCGTACTCTTTAGCCATGTGCAGGAATCGAGCCAGATGCTCCTGCTCCCGCTTGTAATCGGTGTTCAGCAGAGACATATAACCTTCTCTTCCACCCCAGAATACATAGTTGGCGCCTCCCAGTTCAATGGTGGCATCGAGGGCTTGCTTGACCTGGGCGCCGGCACGTG
This is a stretch of genomic DNA from Halalkalibaculum roseum. It encodes these proteins:
- a CDS encoding VCBS repeat-containing protein — encoded protein: MHFKNHLKNYNSIPFGSLFFAILFAMTFISCSGSQDTRFSLLESEETGVSFANNLENTPEFNILNYLYFYDGGGVSIGDINNDGLPDIYFTANMQENRLYLNKGDFNFEDITDKAQVAGSADWTTGTTMADVNGDGLLDIYVSSVNFLNKSGRNQLFINNGDSTFSDKAAEYGLDFQGFAKQASFFDYDNDGDLDMYLLNHSVHSEGSFTKAEKRTTYSEESGDKLYQNNEGIFTDVTKQAGIYSSMIGYGLAATVSDVNNDGCQDIYVSNDFHENDYLYLNNCDGTFREVIDKTTGHNSRASMGADIADFNNDGLADIFVLDMLPYDETTRKSAVSSEPYNAYKIQRQFGYHPQLIRNTLQLNRGIDDEGNPLFSEIAQLAGVNATDWSWASLFFDMDNDGNKDLFVSNGIYRRPNDLDYLAVARSEQAQQVMSRGMSDTTMSLIQRMPKVEIPNFAFINEGDYRFTNRSETGFNRPSFSNGAAYGDLDNDGDLDLVVNNVNSEAFIYKNETREQEDRSYLKIKLAGNTENSFGIGARVNLFTDDSRQLYEMMPTRGFLSSVEPVLTIGLDTLQTIDSLTVQWPDGEKQTVNEVSVNQTLTLKQEDAENWEEPALGKVLDTPFRDVSDDYAPLFSHRENTYSDYDLQQMVPHMLSTQGPAMASGDVNGDGLDDFYVGGAKNQSGTLYIQSENGEFESASTSAFNSDRIYEDTDAAFFDANGDGAPDLYVVSGGNEFMAQSNSYQDRLYLNDGNGEFIKIEGALPPIRENGAVIAPADFDADGDIDLFLGNRSVPGSYGTIPRSYLFQNDGNGRFRDVTDVLSEGLVDAGMITDASWQDVNGDAIPDLVLSGTWMPISIFINSDGIIKNRTADYGLAESNGWWNTLEPGDFDGDGDIDFLAGNLGLNSYLKASREEPLKLYVKDFNEDGQLDPVLAYTESGKEYPAHPRDELLTNFKYLRSEFRTYGDFAGKSMQQIFGEQLEDSISIKYINQLSSSYLENDGTGGFTLHELPVEAQFTPIFAIKSADFNDDGIPDALIGGNFFDVKPSLGGRYDAGYGLYLRGSGEGHFEAVDLLKSGFVLKGEVREIDLLRIAGGRRLIPVARNNDSLLLFEQRHDE
- the xylA gene encoding xylose isomerase — translated: MNVIIGPKEYFPNIDRIEYEGRETDNPLAFSYYDEDKKIGDRTMKEFFRFAVAYWHSFCNTGGDPFGAGTRAFPWMEYKEPMDRARAKMDAAFEFITKMGIPFYCFHDYDLVEEADTLAESEKRLQKIVEYAGQKQEESGVRLLWGTANLFMHPRYMNGAATNPEFGILARAGAQVKQALDATIELGGANYVFWGGREGYMSLLNTDYKREQEHLARFLHMAKEYGRKNGFEGTFLIEPKPMEPMKHQYDFDTATVIGFLREYGLDDDFKVNIEVNHAILAKHTFEHELEVAASAGMLGSIDANRGDYQNGWDTDQFPADIFEVTQAMMVLLRHGGFETGGVNFDAKLRRNSTDLEDLFYAHIGGMDTFARALITAEEILSDSDYLKFIDDRYASFDTGKGAAFEEGKLTLEELEKYAHKQGEFEPSSGKQEYLENLINRYI
- a CDS encoding aldose epimerase family protein, which translates into the protein MARHLKVADFQAEIDGRETDLFFLENRNGVRAAITNYGARVVALWLPDADGVIENIVAGYESIDAYLNHDEAYLGAMVGRYANRIAKASFILNGEKYRLTANEGRHHLHGGKKGFHNSVWSAAQTRANTLNLKLELPDGNEGFPSNMKVDLQYTFTGEDELVIELKATTDKPTVLNITHHSYFNLGGESNGSTARNHRLKINADHYLPVSEEKIPLGPLQHVKDTPFDFRTDTEITEHIKPGNVQLEIAEGFDHNFVLNKIQGNELSFAARVQDPISGQVMELHTTEPGLQFFECEFPPEMELNLKTAFCLEPQHFPDSPNRSHFSSTILRPGEQFHSKSIYRFKNKN
- a CDS encoding LacI family DNA-binding transcriptional regulator, producing MKVTLKDIAEDTGYSISTVSRVLNGSNKISTKTRREIYQSAKKLKYPVYRSINGDTIIDTLTVNLVLTRFHVGEFYASFFEGFNSAASNNNIQLSMTSLRCPFDKALKRIKKLGESKNDGLIIFAPEFKNSEYRKVSNVLPDNFPIVSNGLIENPIFSTVTFDGYSGGYLAAEHFKNQGYRTCGIIRGDFDAVEARYRSNGFRDYIFQAPEMELSWDFHGDFSFESGKQAFRDFQKQEVKPRAVFASNDAMCHAFMEEALMHGYDVPGDIAMIGYDDLPICERHRPTITSIHTDYQKLGEVTMEKLKELLSNPKQEKGVLSLVPVTLSQRESS